One genomic region from Strix aluco isolate bStrAlu1 chromosome 25, bStrAlu1.hap1, whole genome shotgun sequence encodes:
- the SLC16A1 gene encoding monocarboxylate transporter 1 → MPPAIGGPVGYTPPEGGWGWAVVIGAFISIGFSYAFPKSITVFFKEIEVIFNASSSKVSWISSIMLAVMYAGGPISSVLVNKYGSRPIMIAGGCLSGCGLIAASFCNTVEGLYFCVGVVGGLGLAFNLNPALTMIGKYFFKKRPLANGLAMAGSPVFLSTLAPVNQLFFGIFGWRGSFLILGGLLLNCCVAGSLMRPIGPKPDQLKKEAAKEVLQEAGKAVKKDDGDTSTDLIGGKAKKQKTTFMQTINRFLDLSLFTHRGFLLYLSGNVIMFFGLFTPLVFLSNYAKSKKIANESAAFLLSILAFVDMVARPSMGLVANTKWIRPRIQYFFAISVIYNGVCHLLAPMSTTYAGFCIYAGFFGFAFGWLSSVLFETLMDLVGAQRFSSAVGLVTIVECCPVLLGPPMLGRLNDMYGDYKYTYWACGVILIVSGIYLFIGMGINYRLVAKEQKAEEKSRKEGKEEETNIDEAEKQKEANNDVAPSPQKSAEDGVKEEESHM, encoded by the exons ATGCCACCAGCCATCGGAGGCCCTGTGGGATACACCCCTCCTGAAGGAGGGTGGGGATGGGCCGTGGTCATCGGAGCCTTCATCTCCATTGGGTTTTCCTATGCCTTCCCCAAATCCATCACCGTGTTCTTCAAAGAGATTGAGGTCATCTTCAACGCGTCCAGCAGCAAAGTCTCATGGATCTCCTCCATCATGCTGGCTGTGATGTATGCGGGAG GTCCCATCAGCAGCGTCCTGGTGAACAAATACGGCAGCCGGCCCATCATGATCGCCGGCGGCTGCCTCTCCGGCTGCGGGCTGATCGCAGCCTCCTTCTGCAACACGGTGGAGGGGCTCTACTTCTGCGTTGGGGTTGTAGGGG GCCTTGGACTCGCCTTTAACTTGAACCCAGCCTTAACCATGATCGGCAAGTACTTCTTCAAGAAGCGTCCCCTGGCCAACGGGCTGGCGATGGCGGGCAGCCCCGTGTTCCTCTCCACCCTGGCACCCGTGAACCAGCTCTTCTTCGGCATATTTGGCTGGCGCGGCAGCTTCCTCATCCTCGGGGGCCTCTTGCTGAACTGCTGCGTCGCCGGGTCCCTGATGCGGCCCATAGGCCCCAAGCCGGATCAGCTGAAGAAAGAGGCTGCTAAGGAGGTGCTGCAGGAGGCTGGGAAGGCGGTGAAAAAGGACGACGGTGACACCAGCACAGACCTCATCGGCGGGAAGGCCAAGAAGCAGAAGACCACTTTTATGCAGACAATCAACAGGTTCTTGGACCTGTCCCTGTTCACCCACAGGGGCTTCCTGCTCTATCTGTCGGGCAACGTCATCATGTTCTTTGGGCTGTTCACTCCCTTGGTCTTCCTCAGCAATTACGCGAAGAGCAAGAAGATTGCTAATGAGTCTGCAGCCTTCCTGCTCTCCATCCTGGCCTTCGTAGACATGGTGGCCAGACCTTCCATGGGACTGGTGGCAAACACCAAGTGGATCAGACCCAGAATCCAGTACTTCTTCGCCATCTCTGTGATTTACAATGGGGTGTGCCACCTCTTGGCCCCCATGTCCACCACCTACGCCGGCTTCTGCATTTACGCCGGCTTCTTTGGCTTTGCCTTCGGCTGGCTGAGCTCGGTCCTGTTTGAGACCCTGATGGACCTGGTGGGAGCACAGCGGTTCTCCAGCGCTGTTGGCCTGGTGACCATCGTGGAGTGCTGCCCCGTGCTGCTGGGACCCCCCATGCTGG GGAGGCTCAACGACATGTATGGTGACTACAAGTACACGTACTGGGCCTGTGGAGTCATTCTCATCGTCTCTGGGATCTACCTCTTCATCGGGATGGGCATCAACTACCGCCTGGTGGCAAAGGAGCAGAAGGCGGAGGAGAAGtcgaggaaggaagggaaggaggaggagaccAACATCGATGAGGCTGAGAAGCAGAAAGAGGCAAACAACGACGTGGCCCCCTCGCCTCAGAAGAGCGCGGAGGATGGTGTCAAAGAGGAGGAGAGCCACATGTGA